In a single window of the Priestia filamentosa genome:
- a CDS encoding TerC family protein: MELEALTIILMIIGIDIVLGGDNAIVIALACRNLPENQRNKAIVLGTGLAIIVRILLTMVAVYLLTIPYLQFAGGILLISIAIKLLIQEEEQQHIKASVSIFAAIKTIVFADIVMGLDNVLAVAGAAHGNLTFVVIGLLVSVPIIVWGSKIVLYLMEQFSFLVYVGSGILAFTAGKMITHEEKLAFFFHSSSTLYIVPTLLVIFVVAIGFIVNQKKTNRKKVA, encoded by the coding sequence TTGGAACTTGAAGCGCTCACCATTATTTTAATGATTATCGGCATTGACATTGTACTTGGAGGCGATAATGCCATTGTTATTGCTCTTGCTTGCCGCAACTTACCAGAAAATCAGCGTAATAAAGCGATTGTACTTGGTACAGGCCTTGCCATTATAGTACGCATTCTTCTGACAATGGTTGCTGTCTATTTGCTTACGATCCCTTATTTACAGTTCGCTGGTGGTATTTTGCTCATAAGCATTGCCATTAAGCTACTGATCCAAGAAGAAGAACAACAACATATTAAGGCTAGTGTGTCCATTTTTGCGGCCATCAAAACGATTGTTTTTGCGGACATTGTAATGGGTCTTGATAACGTACTAGCTGTCGCTGGAGCTGCACACGGAAACTTAACATTTGTTGTCATTGGCTTGCTTGTTTCAGTTCCAATTATTGTCTGGGGAAGCAAAATAGTTCTTTACTTGATGGAGCAATTTTCTTTTCTTGTATACGTTGGTTCTGGTATCCTTGCGTTTACAGCAGGTAAAATGATCACCCACGAAGAAAAGCTTGCTTTTTTCTTTCACTCCTCGTCAACTCTCTACATTGTTCCAACACTGCTTGTTATATTTGTCGTTGCAATTGGATTTATTGTCAATCAAAAAAAGACAAATCGAAAAAAAGTGGCTTAA